One Aethina tumida isolate Nest 87 chromosome 5, icAetTumi1.1, whole genome shotgun sequence genomic window carries:
- the LOC109602028 gene encoding serine-arginine protein 55-like isoform X1 → MVGSRVYVGGLPYGTNERDLERFFRGYGRMRDVLIKNGYGFVEFDDYRDADDAVYELNGKKLLGERVTVERARGTPRGRDQWSTSRNDHRSHERYGPPTRTNYRLIVENLSSRISWQDLKDYMRQAGEVTYADAHKQHRNEGVVEFASYTDMKNAIEKLDDTELNGRRIRLIEDETTKRRRSGSYSSRSRSRSRSARRSRSRSRSRSRSRSKSKSRSRSKSAGDKGKRSKSRSRSRSVKKDDRSRSNSRKKSNERSRSRSRSSVNKRSKSREASKEKSRSRSRSLSKGNKSRSRSRSADN, encoded by the coding sequence ATGGTAGGATCTAGAGTTTATGTAGGTGGTTTGCCGTATGGTACCAACGAGCGCGACCTGGAACGGTTTTTCCGTGGCTACGGCAGAATGCGCGACGTCCTCATCAAGAACGGCTACGGGTTTGTTGAATTTGATGATTATCGCGATGCTGACGATGCTGTATATGaattaaatggtaaaaaacTTTTAGGGGAGCGTGTGACTGTGGAAAGGGCCAGAGGCACGCCAAGGGGTCGAGACCAGTGGTCCACCAGCCGCAATGACCACCGCTCCCACGAACGCTACGGCCCGCCCACACGCACGAACTATCGTTTGATTGTCGAGAACCTGTCCTCGCGGATCAGTTGGCAGGATCTGAAAGATTACATGCGCCAGGCCGGCGAGGTGACGTACGCGGACGCCCATAAGCAGCACCGCAACGAGGGCGTCGTCGAGTTCGCCTCGTACACTGACATGAAAAACGCCATCGAAAAGCTAGACGATACGGAACTGAACGGCCGCCGCATCCGACTAATCGAGGACGAGACGACGAAACGGCGACGCTCCGGCTCGTACAGCAGCAGGAGCCGTTCGCGCAGCAGGTCGGCGCGCCGTTCGCGCTCGCGCAGCCGAAGCCGTTCTCGATCCAGGAGCAAGTCGAAGTCGCGTTCGCGTAGCAAGAGCGCCGGCGACAAGGGCAAACGGTCCAAGTCCAGGTCCAGGTCCAGGTCGGTCAAGAAGGACGACAGGTCGCGCTCCAACTCGAGGAAGAAGTCGAACGAGCGGTCCAGATCTAGGTCGCGTTCCTCCGTCAACAAGCGGTCCAAGTCGAGGGAGGCGTCCAAGGAGAAGTCGCGCTCGCGCTCACGCTCCCTCAGCAAAGGCAACAAGTCCAGGAGTCGATCGCGTTCGGCCGATAACTAA
- the LOC109602028 gene encoding serine-arginine protein 55-like isoform X2: protein MVPTSATWNGFSVATAECATSSSRTATGERVTVERARGTPRGRDQWSTSRNDHRSHERYGPPTRTNYRLIVENLSSRISWQDLKDYMRQAGEVTYADAHKQHRNEGVVEFASYTDMKNAIEKLDDTELNGRRIRLIEDETTKRRRSGSYSSRSRSRSRSARRSRSRSRSRSRSRSKSKSRSRSKSAGDKGKRSKSRSRSRSVKKDDRSRSNSRKKSNERSRSRSRSSVNKRSKSREASKEKSRSRSRSLSKGNKSRSRSRSADN from the exons ATGGTACCAACGAGCGCGACCTGGAACGGTTTTTCCGTGGCTACGGCAGAATGCGCGACGTCCTCATCAAGAACGGCTACGG GGGAGCGTGTGACTGTGGAAAGGGCCAGAGGCACGCCAAGGGGTCGAGACCAGTGGTCCACCAGCCGCAATGACCACCGCTCCCACGAACGCTACGGCCCGCCCACACGCACGAACTATCGTTTGATTGTCGAGAACCTGTCCTCGCGGATCAGTTGGCAGGATCTGAAAGATTACATGCGCCAGGCCGGCGAGGTGACGTACGCGGACGCCCATAAGCAGCACCGCAACGAGGGCGTCGTCGAGTTCGCCTCGTACACTGACATGAAAAACGCCATCGAAAAGCTAGACGATACGGAACTGAACGGCCGCCGCATCCGACTAATCGAGGACGAGACGACGAAACGGCGACGCTCCGGCTCGTACAGCAGCAGGAGCCGTTCGCGCAGCAGGTCGGCGCGCCGTTCGCGCTCGCGCAGCCGAAGCCGTTCTCGATCCAGGAGCAAGTCGAAGTCGCGTTCGCGTAGCAAGAGCGCCGGCGACAAGGGCAAACGGTCCAAGTCCAGGTCCAGGTCCAGGTCGGTCAAGAAGGACGACAGGTCGCGCTCCAACTCGAGGAAGAAGTCGAACGAGCGGTCCAGATCTAGGTCGCGTTCCTCCGTCAACAAGCGGTCCAAGTCGAGGGAGGCGTCCAAGGAGAAGTCGCGCTCGCGCTCACGCTCCCTCAGCAAAGGCAACAAGTCCAGGAGTCGATCGCGTTCGGCCGATAACTAA
- the LOC109602029 gene encoding dual specificity protein phosphatase 19-like, whose product MSLLSAIASKKDELKPTKTVVTTVDGRKFVQTKNDCTEIAGSYGFVVDTEPDKTPAKVLDFLYVGSQDCCQLDVLIEHRIRYVLSVGVDAPVKHPEQVLKYKWVQCLDLPETDIRSVLGVCNDFIREGIEKRFNVLVHCNAGVSRSTSIVIGYLMLMHNYSYIEAYNAVKVVRNCVKPNIGFELQLKELSKF is encoded by the coding sequence aTGAGTTTATTATCAGCCATTGCTTCAAAAAAGGACGAACTAAAGCCGACAAAGACCGTAGTTACCACAGTAGACGGTCGAAAGTTCGTGCAGACCAAAAACGATTGCACCGAAATCGCGGGCTCGTACGGCTTTGTCGTGGACACCGAGCCCGACAAGACGCCGGCGAAGGTTCTCGACTTCCTCTATGTGGGCTCGCAAGACTGCTGTCAGCTGGACGTGCTGATCGAGCATCGGATACGTTACGTGCTGAGCGTCGGCGTCGATGCGCCGGTTAAGCACCCGGAGCaagtgctaaaatataaatgggtGCAGTGCCTAGACCTGCCCGAGACCGACATCCGGAGTGTTTTGGGCGTTTGCAACGATTTCATACGGGAGGGAATCGAGAAGCGTTTCAATGTCCTTGTTCACTGCAATGCTGGTGTTAGTCGTTCTACATCTATTGTCATTGGATACTTAATGTTAATGCATAATTATAGTTATATCGAAGCCTACAATGCTGTAAAGGTTGTTAGAAATTGTGTGAAACCAAACATTGGTTTTGAGTTACAATTGAAGGAGTTgtcgaaattttaa
- the LOC109602028 gene encoding serine/arginine-rich splicing factor 4-like isoform X3, with amino-acid sequence MRQAGEVTYADAHKQHRNEGVVEFASYTDMKNAIEKLDDTELNGRRIRLIEDETTKRRRSGSYSSRSRSRSRSARRSRSRSRSRSRSRSKSKSRSRSKSAGDKGKRSKSRSRSRSVKKDDRSRSNSRKKSNERSRSRSRSSVNKRSKSREASKEKSRSRSRSLSKGNKSRSRSRSADN; translated from the coding sequence ATGCGCCAGGCCGGCGAGGTGACGTACGCGGACGCCCATAAGCAGCACCGCAACGAGGGCGTCGTCGAGTTCGCCTCGTACACTGACATGAAAAACGCCATCGAAAAGCTAGACGATACGGAACTGAACGGCCGCCGCATCCGACTAATCGAGGACGAGACGACGAAACGGCGACGCTCCGGCTCGTACAGCAGCAGGAGCCGTTCGCGCAGCAGGTCGGCGCGCCGTTCGCGCTCGCGCAGCCGAAGCCGTTCTCGATCCAGGAGCAAGTCGAAGTCGCGTTCGCGTAGCAAGAGCGCCGGCGACAAGGGCAAACGGTCCAAGTCCAGGTCCAGGTCCAGGTCGGTCAAGAAGGACGACAGGTCGCGCTCCAACTCGAGGAAGAAGTCGAACGAGCGGTCCAGATCTAGGTCGCGTTCCTCCGTCAACAAGCGGTCCAAGTCGAGGGAGGCGTCCAAGGAGAAGTCGCGCTCGCGCTCACGCTCCCTCAGCAAAGGCAACAAGTCCAGGAGTCGATCGCGTTCGGCCGATAACTAA